A single region of the Pseudomonas mandelii genome encodes:
- a CDS encoding helix-turn-helix domain-containing protein, with product MSMTVAERTVLIESIQEGLAQGTLEIGEAVRRLRVEATGLHQTQFAKMCKISVRTLVHIEHGEGNQTLKSLNAVFKPFGLKMGVVRIRRDLN from the coding sequence ATGAGCATGACCGTGGCCGAGCGTACTGTACTCATTGAAAGTATCCAGGAAGGGCTGGCTCAAGGCACTCTTGAGATAGGCGAGGCAGTTCGTCGATTACGAGTAGAGGCCACAGGGCTGCACCAGACCCAATTCGCAAAAATGTGCAAAATTTCGGTGCGCACGCTGGTACATATCGAGCATGGGGAAGGGAATCAAACGTTGAAATCGCTGAATGCCGTGTTCAAGCCGTTTGGACTGAAGATGGGTGTAGTGCGGATTCGGCGAGACTTGAACTAA
- a CDS encoding GNAT family N-acetyltransferase, with protein sequence MSTSLADWKGAPAPSVQTIEGRFIRLEKLDPSRHAEGLWKALQGPGSDPKLWDYLPYGPFPERSAFNDWLNNHAANSDPYFFSVIDRASGDVQGLLSLMSIVPAQGRIEIGHVTFGAPMQRSPKSTEAVYLLAKESFALGYRRLEWKCNNGNARSKYAAERLGFSFEGVFRQHMVVKGQNRDTAWYSILDSEWPAIGAGFEQWLSDENQTESGQVKTLVECRG encoded by the coding sequence ATGTCGACTTCACTCGCAGACTGGAAAGGCGCCCCGGCGCCGTCGGTTCAAACCATCGAAGGGCGTTTCATCCGCCTGGAAAAACTCGACCCGTCGCGTCACGCCGAGGGTTTATGGAAAGCCCTGCAAGGCCCGGGATCAGACCCGAAACTCTGGGACTATCTGCCTTACGGTCCTTTCCCGGAGCGCAGCGCTTTCAATGATTGGCTGAACAACCATGCGGCCAACAGCGACCCGTATTTCTTCAGCGTGATCGACCGTGCCAGCGGTGATGTACAGGGCCTCCTGAGTCTGATGTCGATCGTCCCGGCCCAAGGTCGCATCGAAATCGGCCACGTCACCTTCGGCGCGCCGATGCAGCGTTCGCCGAAAAGCACCGAGGCCGTTTACTTACTGGCCAAGGAATCCTTTGCACTGGGCTACCGGCGCCTGGAGTGGAAATGCAATAACGGCAACGCCCGCTCCAAGTACGCGGCCGAGCGGCTTGGGTTCAGTTTTGAAGGCGTGTTCCGTCAGCACATGGTGGTCAAGGGACAGAACCGGGATACGGCGTGGTATTCGATTCTGGATTCAGAATGGCCGGCGATTGGCGCGGGGTTTGAGCAGTGGCTATCCGATGAAAACCAGACGGAGTCCGGGCAGGTGAAAACACTGGTCGAGTGCCGCGGGTAG
- the oadA gene encoding sodium-extruding oxaloacetate decarboxylase subunit alpha yields the protein MSKKIFVTDTILRDAHQSLLATRMRTEDMLPICDKLDKVGYWSLECWGGATFDACVRFLKEDPWERLRQLRAALPNTRLQMLLRGQNLLGYRHYSDDVVRAFVAKAAVNGIDVFRIFDAMNDVRNLRVAIEAVKAAGKHAQGTIAYTTSPVHTIDAFVAQAKQMEAMGCDSVAIKDMAGLLTPYATGELVKALKSEQSLPVFIHSHDTAGLATMCQLKAIENGADHIDTAISSFASGTSHPGTESMVAALKGSEFDTGLNLELLQEIGLYFYAVRKKYHQFESEFTAVDTRVQVNQVPGGMISNLANQLKEQGALNRMAEVLAEIPRVREDLGFPPLVTPTSQIVGTQAFFNVLAGERYKTITNEVKLYLQGGYGKAPGTVNEKLRRQAIGSEDVIDVRPADLLKPEMTKLRAEIGAVAKSEEDVLTYAMFPDIGRKFLEERAAGTLTPEVLLPIPEAGGVTSAGGEGVPTEFVIDVHGETYRVDITGVGVKAEGKRHFYLSIDGMPEEVVFEPLNEFVSGGSSKRKQATAPGHVSTTMPGNIVDVLVKEGDTVKAGQAVLITEAMKMETEVQAAIAGKVTAIHVAKGDRVNPGEILIEIEG from the coding sequence ATGAGCAAGAAGATCTTTGTAACCGACACCATCCTGCGCGACGCCCACCAATCGCTGCTCGCCACCCGCATGCGCACCGAAGACATGCTGCCGATCTGCGACAAGCTCGACAAAGTCGGCTACTGGTCGCTGGAATGCTGGGGCGGCGCGACTTTCGACGCTTGCGTACGCTTCCTCAAAGAAGACCCGTGGGAGCGTCTGCGCCAACTGCGCGCCGCGCTGCCTAACACGCGCCTGCAAATGCTCCTGCGTGGCCAGAACCTGCTGGGCTACCGCCATTACAGCGACGATGTGGTCAGGGCTTTCGTCGCCAAGGCCGCGGTCAACGGCATCGACGTATTCCGCATCTTCGATGCCATGAACGATGTGCGTAACCTGCGCGTCGCCATCGAAGCCGTAAAAGCGGCCGGCAAACATGCCCAAGGCACCATCGCGTACACTACCAGCCCGGTGCACACCATTGACGCGTTCGTGGCTCAAGCCAAGCAAATGGAAGCCATGGGTTGCGACTCGGTGGCGATCAAGGACATGGCCGGTTTGCTGACGCCATACGCCACCGGCGAGCTGGTCAAGGCGTTGAAATCCGAGCAATCGTTGCCGGTGTTCATCCACTCCCACGACACCGCTGGCCTGGCCACGATGTGCCAACTCAAGGCCATCGAAAACGGTGCCGACCACATCGACACCGCGATCTCCAGCTTCGCTTCGGGCACCAGCCACCCAGGCACCGAGTCGATGGTCGCCGCCCTTAAAGGCAGCGAGTTCGACACCGGTTTGAACCTGGAGCTGCTGCAAGAGATCGGTCTGTATTTCTACGCCGTGCGCAAGAAATACCACCAGTTCGAAAGCGAGTTCACCGCAGTCGATACCCGTGTGCAAGTCAACCAGGTACCGGGCGGGATGATCTCCAACCTGGCCAACCAGCTGAAAGAGCAGGGGGCCCTGAACCGCATGGCCGAGGTGCTGGCCGAAATCCCGCGAGTTCGTGAAGACCTTGGTTTCCCGCCGCTGGTGACCCCGACCTCGCAAATCGTTGGCACCCAGGCGTTCTTCAACGTGCTGGCCGGCGAGCGCTACAAGACCATCACCAACGAAGTGAAGCTCTACCTGCAAGGCGGCTACGGCAAGGCGCCGGGCACTGTGAACGAGAAACTGCGTCGTCAGGCGATTGGTAGCGAAGACGTGATCGACGTGCGTCCGGCCGATTTGCTGAAGCCGGAAATGACCAAGCTGCGTGCCGAGATCGGTGCCGTGGCCAAGTCTGAAGAAGACGTGCTGACTTACGCCATGTTCCCGGACATCGGCCGCAAATTCCTTGAAGAACGCGCGGCCGGCACCCTGACGCCAGAAGTGCTGCTGCCGATTCCTGAAGCCGGCGGTGTGACCTCGGCCGGTGGTGAAGGTGTGCCGACCGAGTTCGTCATCGACGTCCACGGCGAAACCTACCGCGTCGACATTACCGGTGTTGGCGTCAAGGCTGAAGGCAAGCGTCACTTCTATCTGTCGATCGACGGCATGCCGGAAGAAGTGGTGTTCGAACCGCTCAACGAATTCGTCAGCGGCGGAAGCAGCAAGCGCAAGCAAGCCACAGCTCCGGGCCACGTCAGCACCACCATGCCGGGCAACATCGTCGACGTGCTGGTCAAGGAAGGCGATACCGTGAAAGCCGGCCAGGCCGTGCTGATCACCGAAGCGATGAAGATGGAAACCGAAGTCCAGGCGGCCATCGCCGGTAAAGTCACCGCCATCCATGTGGCGAAGGGCGACCGGGTGAACCCGGGCGAAATCCTGATCGAGATCGAAGGCTGA
- a CDS encoding autotransporter outer membrane beta-barrel domain-containing protein, with protein MPFSPQRLALSIALLISTGAHAAPFKNVQIDTPTTAAQTLGGADTLTISAPGSITNAGKAVSLKDSTSGVGVVIDNSGRIISTGGRAIDSSGDLTQARNYSIYNRAGGQILGFNDALRIDSNFASGSLLIDNSGIIRSTTGQGLDLDALRSAGVKTTIINRADGLIRGDASDGMKTGANAIITNYGEISTGDARIADNKFDGIDIDTATGVTVTNYGSISGGRHGITTDLGATLTNYGQITGRNGSGFGSDGDGTVINHGTITGAYSGLQPNGDGDGVDIDKLAHIENYGTIQGVGAGGVDKGGFANGSEGIALGGGYVLNANGALISGANSAILVDDGSGGSGVAATTLENFGTIQGLDGFGVKFVGGFDDSVINGGTISGSNGLALDLGGGNDNLTVRNGSRFVGMVDGGSGDDHVVMDDAAGGHFGASRNFEWLEVKHGAWTLTGSGDFSEGGAVRNGATLINQGGIAGTLTVDAGGVYAGGGSVGNLLVNGTLRTNTQLGTATITHDLTMGSGATLAYGVNADGSSAPIQVGGLANLNGSTLAVNPGSGTYPWQSHYTVLQAASINGTFGKVTSDYAFITPTLAYTPTQVDLTYTRNDVAFNQFAVTGNGSNAANSLASMGKNNALYNALLNTTSATAGAAIEQLAGASNANLTSATLSASSQIGSSMLSAMQQMGGGPGLLVGLDQRDTPVLAAAGVPSEARNLNDPNAQGRLWLQAIGGYGKLDGEHGSSGLEQRTKGSVLGADWALNPQWRLGVLGGYSKTDLDATGVDGNVESWHAGVYALRQSGPFALRLGAAYSGHQGESKRTVAFNGFSDRPKGDYDADSQQAFAELGYAMGSGRLSAEPFANLGYQRYHRDRYQEKGDAAALQVDKQTQDNFSSTFGLRLAHLSSLDNGMSLTPRMTAGWKHTYGDVSNSTRQAFVVGGTAFSVDGSSLDRDSLVLEAGLDLGISARHSVGIGYSGEMGSNSRNHGVIGQWQMSF; from the coding sequence ATGCCCTTCTCCCCCCAGCGCCTGGCACTCAGCATCGCGTTGTTGATCAGCACCGGCGCCCACGCCGCACCCTTCAAGAATGTGCAGATCGACACGCCGACCACCGCTGCGCAAACCCTCGGCGGCGCAGACACGCTGACGATTTCGGCGCCGGGCAGCATCACCAACGCTGGCAAGGCAGTGAGCCTGAAAGACAGCACCAGCGGCGTGGGTGTGGTGATCGATAACTCGGGCAGGATCATCTCGACCGGCGGCCGGGCGATCGACAGCAGCGGTGACCTGACTCAGGCACGCAACTACAGCATTTATAACCGCGCGGGTGGGCAGATTCTCGGCTTCAACGACGCGTTGCGCATCGACAGCAACTTCGCCAGCGGCAGCTTGCTGATCGACAACAGCGGCATTATCCGCTCGACCACCGGCCAAGGGCTGGACCTGGATGCGCTGCGCAGTGCCGGGGTCAAAACGACGATCATCAATCGCGCAGACGGGTTGATTCGCGGGGACGCCAGCGATGGCATGAAGACCGGCGCCAACGCGATAATCACCAACTATGGCGAGATCTCTACCGGCGACGCTCGAATCGCTGACAACAAATTCGACGGTATCGACATCGACACCGCGACCGGCGTGACGGTGACCAACTACGGCAGCATTTCCGGTGGCCGCCATGGCATCACCACTGACCTGGGCGCGACACTCACCAACTACGGTCAAATCACCGGCCGCAATGGCTCGGGCTTCGGCTCCGATGGCGACGGCACCGTCATCAACCACGGCACGATTACCGGTGCTTATTCGGGCCTGCAACCCAATGGCGACGGTGATGGCGTGGACATCGACAAGCTCGCCCACATCGAAAACTACGGCACCATTCAAGGTGTCGGTGCCGGCGGTGTCGACAAGGGGGGGTTCGCCAACGGCAGCGAAGGCATCGCGTTGGGTGGCGGCTATGTATTGAACGCCAACGGGGCGCTGATCAGCGGCGCCAACAGCGCCATTTTGGTGGACGACGGCAGCGGCGGTTCGGGCGTGGCCGCGACCACGCTGGAAAACTTCGGCACCATTCAGGGCCTCGACGGATTCGGCGTGAAGTTCGTCGGCGGGTTCGATGACAGCGTGATCAACGGCGGCACGATCAGCGGCAGCAATGGCCTGGCGCTGGATTTGGGTGGCGGCAACGACAACCTGACAGTGCGCAATGGCAGCCGCTTCGTCGGCATGGTCGACGGCGGCAGCGGTGACGACCACGTGGTGATGGACGACGCGGCGGGCGGCCATTTCGGTGCGAGTCGCAACTTCGAATGGCTGGAGGTCAAGCACGGGGCCTGGACGCTGACCGGCAGCGGTGATTTCAGCGAGGGCGGCGCGGTGCGCAATGGTGCAACGCTGATCAACCAGGGCGGCATCGCTGGCACTTTGACCGTCGATGCGGGCGGTGTATACGCAGGTGGTGGTTCGGTCGGCAACTTGCTGGTCAACGGGACGTTACGGACCAACACTCAACTCGGCACAGCAACCATCACCCACGACTTGACCATGGGCAGCGGCGCGACCCTGGCCTACGGCGTCAATGCCGATGGCAGCAGCGCGCCGATCCAGGTCGGCGGCTTAGCCAACCTGAACGGCTCAACCCTGGCGGTGAACCCTGGCAGCGGCACTTATCCGTGGCAGAGCCACTACACCGTCCTGCAAGCCGCGAGCATCAACGGCACCTTCGGCAAGGTCACCAGCGACTACGCGTTCATCACGCCGACCCTCGCTTACACCCCGACACAAGTCGACCTGACCTACACGCGCAACGATGTCGCCTTCAACCAATTCGCGGTCACGGGTAACGGCAGCAACGCCGCCAACAGCCTGGCCTCGATGGGCAAAAACAACGCGCTCTACAACGCACTGCTGAACACCACCAGCGCCACGGCCGGCGCGGCGATCGAGCAACTCGCCGGCGCCAGCAACGCTAACCTGACCAGCGCCACCCTCAGCGCCAGCAGCCAGATCGGCAGCAGCATGCTGTCGGCGATGCAGCAAATGGGCGGTGGTCCAGGATTGCTGGTCGGCCTGGATCAGCGCGACACCCCAGTACTCGCCGCCGCTGGCGTTCCCTCTGAAGCCCGCAACCTCAATGACCCGAACGCCCAAGGCCGACTCTGGCTGCAAGCCATCGGTGGCTACGGCAAGCTCGATGGCGAGCATGGCAGCAGCGGCCTGGAGCAGCGCACCAAAGGCAGCGTGCTCGGGGCCGACTGGGCGCTCAATCCGCAATGGCGATTGGGTGTTCTGGGCGGTTATTCGAAAACAGATCTGGATGCCACGGGAGTCGATGGCAATGTCGAGAGCTGGCACGCCGGCGTCTATGCCTTGCGCCAAAGCGGTCCCTTCGCTTTGCGCCTCGGCGCCGCGTACAGCGGTCATCAGGGTGAAAGCAAACGCACGGTGGCCTTCAACGGCTTCAGCGACCGCCCAAAAGGCGATTACGACGCCGACAGCCAACAGGCCTTCGCCGAACTGGGCTACGCAATGGGCAGCGGTCGACTCAGTGCCGAGCCGTTTGCCAACCTCGGCTACCAGCGTTATCACCGCGACCGCTACCAGGAAAAAGGCGACGCCGCCGCCCTTCAAGTCGATAAACAAACCCAGGACAACTTCAGCAGCACCTTCGGCCTGCGCCTGGCGCACCTGAGTTCACTGGATAACGGCATGAGCCTGACGCCCCGTATGACCGCAGGCTGGAAGCACACCTATGGCGATGTCAGCAACTCGACGCGTCAGGCTTTTGTGGTCGGGGGAACGGCGTTTAGCGTTGATGGCAGTTCACTGGACCGTGACAGTCTGGTGCTGGAAGCCGGGCTGGACCTGGGCATTTCGGCGCGGCATTCGGTGGGGATTGGGTACAGCGGAGAGATGGGGAGCAACAGCCGCAATCATGGGGTGATTGGGCAGTGGCAGATGAGTTTCTGA
- a CDS encoding HipA domain-containing protein, which translates to MYDLTLQIFITGKWHDAMVLSFDSPEKGFESRCNFGYATPYLIENIEDIGAPFAKAVSARFPLEWEGKRSSAPAFLHDIAPSGAAKRFLLARIGRDKPADISTDLYLVARSTPAPIGNMRIKESVEAVDQREAIGFKRQEVISRDNRFLEYAYEQGAAIGGATGAGGEAPKLLLVQGKDGHLYPDAVLDDADVTQHWFVKFSRNKGNRNDQDILRSEYHYYKALQKLDIETVAEQGLALEEATKPSLWMQRFDRQVTPQGVERFAVESIYSLAQITTPGSAMDHMEVIRLLARLWREAGQTDQIPNLVADYLRRDLINKILGNSDNHGRNTAILRDTASFRLAPIYDLAPMVMDDEGVTRTTKWPKELERAGDVDWRGVCRALADIADPNDPLAAVSDASNSFERLREDAKHLAALPDILTASGLPDATMNHPRIALKNLEQRLKEWDLK; encoded by the coding sequence ATGTACGACCTGACTTTACAGATTTTCATTACAGGGAAATGGCACGACGCCATGGTCTTGAGCTTCGACAGCCCTGAAAAAGGATTCGAAAGTCGATGTAACTTCGGCTACGCAACACCTTATCTCATCGAAAATATTGAGGACATCGGAGCTCCATTTGCCAAGGCGGTGAGTGCCAGGTTTCCCCTTGAATGGGAGGGCAAGCGATCCAGTGCACCAGCATTTCTGCACGATATTGCACCTTCCGGTGCAGCCAAGAGATTTCTTCTGGCGCGCATAGGTCGCGACAAGCCTGCTGATATAAGTACTGATCTTTATTTAGTGGCCAGAAGCACTCCGGCACCGATTGGCAATATGCGCATAAAGGAATCCGTCGAGGCGGTAGATCAGCGTGAGGCTATAGGGTTTAAACGCCAAGAGGTCATTAGTCGTGATAACCGGTTTCTCGAATATGCCTATGAGCAAGGCGCCGCTATTGGTGGAGCAACGGGGGCGGGTGGCGAGGCGCCCAAACTTTTGTTAGTTCAGGGTAAGGATGGACATTTATACCCGGACGCAGTATTGGACGACGCAGACGTTACCCAGCACTGGTTCGTGAAGTTCTCTCGCAACAAAGGAAACAGGAACGATCAAGATATCCTCAGAAGCGAATACCACTACTACAAAGCACTACAGAAACTAGACATCGAGACGGTGGCAGAACAGGGCTTGGCGTTGGAAGAGGCGACCAAACCTAGTTTGTGGATGCAGCGTTTTGACCGACAAGTAACCCCTCAGGGGGTCGAGCGTTTTGCCGTGGAGTCGATCTATTCTTTGGCGCAAATAACCACGCCCGGTAGCGCAATGGACCACATGGAGGTTATCCGGCTACTTGCGAGACTCTGGCGTGAAGCGGGGCAGACGGACCAAATCCCGAATCTTGTTGCTGACTACCTGCGTCGGGATCTGATCAATAAAATCCTCGGCAACTCAGATAACCATGGCCGCAACACCGCAATCCTTCGGGACACAGCTTCGTTTCGTTTAGCACCGATCTATGATCTGGCGCCTATGGTGATGGACGACGAAGGTGTGACACGCACTACCAAATGGCCAAAAGAGCTGGAGAGAGCGGGTGACGTTGATTGGCGTGGCGTATGTCGAGCATTGGCTGACATTGCCGATCCTAATGATCCATTAGCTGCGGTGAGTGACGCGTCGAATTCTTTCGAACGATTGCGCGAGGATGCCAAACATCTGGCAGCACTCCCCGACATTTTGACCGCCAGTGGCTTGCCCGACGCAACAATGAATCACCCGCGAATTGCCTTGAAAAATCTGGAGCAGCGTTTGAAAGAGTGGGACCTGAAATGA
- a CDS encoding GNAT family N-acetyltransferase — protein sequence MSQIEIRPVSADDHAAWLPLWQAYLRFYNTELPEAVTDSTWQRMLDPNEPTHSALAWVDGKAVGMVNFIYHRSNWSIENSCYLQDLLVTPQTRGTGIGRKLIEFVYATAKADGCCKVHWLTHETNATAIQLYERIAERPGFIQFRKAL from the coding sequence ATGAGTCAGATTGAAATTCGCCCGGTCAGCGCAGACGATCACGCCGCCTGGCTGCCGCTGTGGCAAGCCTACCTGCGCTTCTACAACACCGAATTGCCCGAGGCGGTCACGGACAGCACCTGGCAGCGCATGCTCGACCCGAATGAACCGACTCACTCGGCGTTGGCCTGGGTCGATGGCAAAGCGGTTGGCATGGTGAACTTCATCTACCATCGCTCGAACTGGAGTATCGAAAACTCCTGCTACCTTCAAGACTTGTTGGTAACGCCGCAAACCCGGGGCACCGGCATCGGCCGCAAGCTCATCGAATTTGTGTACGCCACCGCCAAAGCGGATGGTTGCTGCAAGGTCCACTGGCTGACCCACGAAACCAACGCCACCGCGATCCAGCTCTACGAGCGCATCGCAGAACGCCCCGGTTTCATCCAGTTTCGCAAAGCCCTTTAA
- a CDS encoding FMN-binding negative transcriptional regulator, translating to MYNPSGFAIKDLHELQQQIIDTRLALMVTHGEQGLQASHLPLLFNPEQGPNGTLYGHFARGNPQWKELQNGAEALVIFAGADAYVSPGFYPSKAEHGKVVPTWNYVAVHAYGTADVFTEADRLLNLVSALTDRHEASRQQSWKVTDAPADYIDGMLNAIVGFALPIQRLEGKRKLSQNRSAADIAGVREGLAASPDVHDQALAHLMR from the coding sequence ATGTACAACCCCAGCGGCTTTGCCATCAAAGATTTGCATGAACTGCAGCAGCAGATAATCGACACGCGTCTCGCCCTGATGGTCACCCACGGCGAGCAAGGTTTGCAAGCCAGTCATCTGCCGCTGTTATTCAATCCTGAGCAGGGCCCGAATGGCACCCTCTACGGCCACTTCGCCCGGGGCAATCCTCAGTGGAAGGAACTGCAGAACGGCGCCGAAGCCCTGGTGATTTTTGCCGGTGCCGACGCTTATGTCAGCCCGGGGTTTTACCCGAGCAAAGCCGAGCACGGCAAAGTCGTGCCGACCTGGAACTACGTCGCCGTGCACGCTTACGGAACCGCGGACGTGTTCACCGAGGCCGATCGCCTGCTCAACCTGGTGAGTGCGCTGACCGATCGTCACGAAGCAAGTCGCCAGCAGTCGTGGAAAGTCACCGACGCGCCCGCCGACTACATCGACGGCATGCTCAATGCCATCGTCGGGTTTGCCCTGCCGATCCAGCGCCTGGAAGGCAAGCGCAAGCTCAGTCAGAACCGCAGCGCTGCAGACATCGCCGGTGTGCGCGAGGGGCTCGCCGCCAGCCCTGATGTGCATGACCAGGCCCTCGCCCACTTGATGCGTTAA
- a CDS encoding autotransporter outer membrane beta-barrel domain-containing protein, which yields MTFDEFSNADGVKRTTAAGRYENIDGVSLTLGMGDDLLIIGSGVSFAGEIQGGGGKNAILLDSPEGGVLDKTSHFSGLRVAQGAWSLTGKDDFDRGAEVLDGATLFNMGSIAGDAIVREGGRYGGQGEVRNLYVDGTLQVSERLGAPRIKGDLIFTEGATLSYGVTATGKPPTIIVEGIAALENASLEVAALPGNYPDSSDYTVLKAGLVEGKFGSVTSNLAYMTPKLSYSKTDVVLNYARNEVPIEDFAADDNARAFGQSVAEPTAKTSESNAAVTALLTTDKSTATYALEQLAGDSNANLAKATLNSDSPVSASLLSTMRQLDRASAYNPRGNRSNSPRLAAGSPENGRVWLQALGHGGTLDRDHYALQTSTKGLVLGADWGVDEEWRVGVMGGKSETRLDSRELDGDLDSWHLGAYALRQSGPMSLRLGATYSNHDASTKRRVAFNGFSDRPEGRYAASTQQAFAEVGYNLGRANVSIEPFASLGYQRYQRDGYTEKGGAAALKVHGQTQNNLNSTFGLRLAKINTLDNGMQLTPRFSAGWKHTYGDIDIDTRQRLATGGKNFTVSGAPLDRDSLLVDAGLDLGLSAKHTLGVGLNGEIGTDSRNHGVMGQWRMAF from the coding sequence ATGACGTTCGACGAATTCTCAAATGCCGATGGCGTCAAGCGCACCACTGCAGCAGGGCGGTACGAAAACATCGACGGCGTCTCACTGACACTGGGGATGGGAGATGACCTTCTTATCATCGGTAGCGGAGTCAGCTTTGCAGGAGAAATTCAGGGCGGTGGCGGGAAAAACGCAATACTGCTCGACTCCCCCGAGGGCGGCGTACTCGACAAAACCAGTCACTTTTCCGGGTTGCGAGTCGCGCAAGGCGCTTGGTCTTTGACGGGTAAAGACGACTTCGACCGCGGAGCCGAGGTATTGGACGGCGCAACGCTGTTCAACATGGGCAGCATCGCGGGTGATGCCATTGTTCGCGAAGGGGGTCGCTACGGTGGCCAAGGTGAAGTTCGCAATCTTTATGTAGACGGTACATTGCAGGTCAGCGAGCGGCTTGGCGCTCCACGCATCAAAGGAGACCTGATATTCACAGAGGGTGCCACACTCTCCTACGGCGTAACGGCTACCGGCAAGCCTCCCACCATCATCGTCGAAGGTATTGCAGCGCTTGAAAATGCCTCACTGGAGGTTGCTGCACTGCCGGGCAACTATCCCGACAGCAGTGATTACACAGTGCTGAAAGCCGGCCTGGTGGAAGGCAAATTCGGTAGCGTCACGAGCAATCTGGCGTACATGACGCCGAAGCTGTCTTACTCCAAGACTGATGTGGTGCTCAACTACGCTCGCAATGAAGTACCGATAGAGGATTTCGCCGCAGACGACAATGCTCGAGCGTTTGGCCAAAGCGTGGCCGAGCCGACGGCTAAAACAAGTGAGTCCAATGCGGCCGTCACCGCCCTGCTCACCACCGACAAATCCACCGCCACCTACGCTCTTGAGCAACTGGCCGGTGACAGCAATGCCAACCTCGCCAAGGCAACCCTCAACAGCGACAGCCCCGTCAGCGCCTCCTTGCTCTCGACCATGCGCCAACTGGACCGCGCCAGCGCGTACAACCCACGCGGCAACCGTTCCAACTCGCCACGACTCGCCGCCGGCAGCCCGGAAAACGGCAGGGTCTGGCTGCAAGCCTTGGGACACGGTGGAACGCTGGATCGCGACCACTACGCTCTGCAAACGTCGACCAAAGGCCTCGTTCTGGGCGCAGATTGGGGTGTCGATGAGGAATGGCGTGTCGGTGTGATGGGTGGCAAGTCTGAGACTCGCCTGGACAGCCGCGAACTAGACGGCGATCTCGACAGCTGGCACTTGGGCGCCTATGCCCTGCGCCAGAGCGGCCCCATGTCGCTGCGCCTGGGCGCGACCTACAGCAATCACGACGCCAGCACTAAACGTCGGGTTGCCTTCAACGGTTTCAGCGACCGCCCCGAAGGCCGTTATGCTGCCAGCACCCAGCAGGCCTTCGCGGAAGTGGGTTACAACCTGGGTCGAGCCAATGTCAGCATCGAACCCTTTGCCAGCCTTGGCTACCAACGCTATCAGCGCGACGGTTACACGGAAAAAGGTGGCGCGGCAGCGTTGAAAGTCCACGGCCAGACCCAGAACAACCTCAACAGCACGTTCGGTCTGCGACTGGCGAAGATCAACACCCTGGATAACGGCATGCAACTGACCCCGCGGTTCAGTGCCGGCTGGAAACACACCTACGGGGATATCGACATCGACACCCGTCAGCGACTGGCAACGGGCGGAAAGAACTTCACCGTTTCCGGTGCGCCGCTGGACCGTGACAGCTTGCTGGTTGATGCAGGTCTGGACCTTGGCTTGTCAGCGAAACATACGTTGGGGGTCGGCCTTAACGGCGAGATCGGCACTGACAGCCGCAATCACGGCGTAATGGGACAGTGGCGGATGGCGTTCTGA